One window of the Cryptomeria japonica chromosome 7, Sugi_1.0, whole genome shotgun sequence genome contains the following:
- the LOC131047456 gene encoding putative UPF0481 protein At3g02645 — IGISHIKFEESDYILYLPEFKVDNRSEVILRNLIALEICSQDEEKPITRYAILMNDLINTSGDVGILRREGIITSKLGSDDEIAQLWNSMITSTEMPRYDPIDKVAESINVYRKKWWKILWAQFIMVHCSKPWLFLSLMGGFILLGLTAIQVFCIFELCLLK, encoded by the coding sequence ATAGGAATTAGTCACATTAAGTTCGAAGAGAGTGATTACATACTGTATTTACCGGAGTTTAAAGTAGATAACCGATCAGAAGTGATATTGAGAAACCTGATTGCCCTGGAAATCTGCTCCCAAGATGAAGAGAAACCCATTACAAGATACGCCATTCTTATGAACGATCTGATTAATACGAGTGGGGACGTGGGTATCTTGAGGCGAGAGGGCATCATCACCAGCAAGCTTGGAAGTGACGATGAGATTGCACAGCTTTGGAATTCTATGATAACATCCACAGAAATGCCCAGGTACGATCCTATTGACAAGGTTGCTGAATCCATAAATGTTTATCGCAAAAAGTGGTGGAAAATTCTATGGGCTCAGTTTATCATGGTTCACTGTTCAAAGCCATGGTTGTTTCTATCTCTTATGGGAGGGTTTATACTTTTAGGGTTAACAGCCATCCAAGTATTCTGTATCTTTGAATTGTGCCTACTCAAATAG
- the LOC131047453 gene encoding putative UPF0481 protein At3g02645 — translation MEQREGEKFDENWWVVQIESGLESEERSDESHDGLIHTVPKSLLTKTPEFYHPQVISLGPYHFQIKDPQRNDIELLKSEVARKMNRKIEGGLKSVMEKFKKEGVQDRIKKSYAKNFELKSEACAWMIARDACFVLEVLDRFGKDEDQEKSRKAVIDSTLSRKRHHPLLTEIVKDMLKMENQLPFWALEEIRLDIEGSNADVWFESALKNVSPIKVAEERKREYHRESHILQLLHDYIIDKQDTVSHDKQTGSTYALLIRR, via the exons ATGGAACAAAGAGAGGGcgaaaaatttgatgaaaattggTGGGTTGTTCAAATTGAATCAGGATTAGAGAGCGAAGAGAGATCAGATGAATCCCACGATGGTCTTATTCATACCGTTCCAAAGTCTCTCTTGACCAAAACCCCTGAGTTCTATCATCCTCAAGTCATCTCCTTGGGTCCTTACCATTTTCAGATAAAAGATCCACAAAGAAATGACATCGAACTTCTAAAGTCAGAAGTGGCAAGAAAGATGAACCGTAAAATCGAAGGTGGCCTAAAATCGGTGATGGAAAAGTTTAAGAAGGAAGGAGTCCAGGATAGAATAAAGAAAAGCTATGCTAAAAATTTTGAGCTTAAAAGTGAAGCGTGCGCGTGGATGATAGCGAGGGATGCCTGTTTTGTTCTAGAGGTCCTCGACAGATTTGGAAaagatgaagatcaagagaaaaGCAGGAAGGCTGTCATCGATAGTACTCTTAGCAGGAAACGACATCATCCTCTGTTGACAGAAATTGTGAAAGATATGCTCAAGATGGAAAATCAGCTACCATTCTGGGCATTGGAGGAAATTAGGCTTGATATTGAGGGATCAAATGCTGATGTCTGGTTTGAGTCGGCACTAAAAAATGTATCCCCCATCAAAGTAGCAGAAGAGAGGAAGCGAGAATATCACAGAGAATCGCATATCTTGCAATTGCTTCATGACTACATTATTGACAAGCAAGACACCGTGTCCCACGATAAACAGACAG GATCCACATATGCCCTTTTGATAAGGAGATAG